The Roseofilum capinflatum BLCC-M114 DNA segment AGAGGGGGAAATGATAAGAATTACGAATTTGTGCCCTATAAGTCATGGGCCTCTTAATACTGCTTGACAACCAAATAGTTATATACTATTGTTAAGACAACAGGGATAACCGAGTTAACCGCCCTGACCATTGCCATAGAAGACAGAGGATTATGAGCTATCACTTTAGTATTATTCTAAATACGACCCTGGATGAGGCGATCGCCCAAGTCACCGAGGCCCTGAAACAAGAAGGATTTGGGATTTTGACCGAAATCAACGTTCAAAACGCTTTCGCCAAGCATGGTATCGAGTTCCATACCTATCGCATTCTCGGTGCATGTCATCCCCAACTTGCCCATCGCGCTCTCCAAGCCGATGACAAAGCCGGAACCCTCTTCCCTTGTAACGTGGTGGTACAAGACAAGGGACAAGGAGCGATTGAAGTCTCTGCGGTTAACCCTTTGGGAATGCTCCAAGCCGTTGAACATCCCGATGTCCAAGCCATGGCTGAAGAAGCCAGCCAGAAAATGCAAGCCGTCATTTCTCACCTGAAAGCCCCAGCCTTAACCTCATAGCAGAGGATTAAACGGGTGGCTCCCGAATTTAAACTTGCACGCATCAAAACCACCCATCTCTCTAAGACTAATCTTTCCTCCAATTTAGGTCACCGTCTCCCCAATTGCATGAAATAAAAATTGGGGGGAATTCTTCACTCCTTAGCGTCACTGTTGTTTGAATCAATTATGTGGAAAATTTTATCTTTTTTACAAAAAAACTTAACTTGGTCAATTCCTATTTTTATGATCTTGGGGGTTGTCTTTGGACTCCTGGCCGATCCATCAGGACTCAAATCATTAATTATTCCCCTCACTTTCTTGATGGTTTATCCCATGATGATCAACTTGCAAATCAAGAAAGTGATCGCTGGAGGAGACTACAAAGTTCAAATCGTCACCCAGCTTATTAACTTTGCAATTATTCCCTTTTTTGCCTTTGGAGTTGGGAAACTGTTCTTTAACGATCAACCCCTAATTCTCTTGGGTTTACTCCTAACCTCCCTATTACCCACCAGTGGCATGACTATTTCCTGGACAGGGTTTGCTAAGGGCAATATTAATGCTGCCATTAAAATGACAGTAATTGGATTAATTGCTGGCTCCATTGCTACGCCCTTCTATGCCAAATTTTTGATGGGGACAGTGATTGAAATTCCTCTGGCCAATATTTTTAAGCAAATCATCATTATTGTCTTCTTGCCAATGATTTTAGGTCAGATCACCCAATTTCTGTTGATTAAACAGGTTGGGATGGACAAATATCAGAAAAACTTAAAGCAAAAATTTCCCGTTTTTTCTACCTTGGGAGTTTTAGGGATTGTGTTTGTGGCCATGTCCTTGAAAGCACAGGCCATTTTAGAGAATCCGGCGATGTTGCTCTCCTTGTTAGTTCCCTTGGTGACGATTTATGGATTTAACTTTCTGTTGAGTACGTTGATTGGCAAAGCCTTATTCGATCGCGACAATGCGATCGCCCTAGTCTATGGTACAGTCATGCGTAACCTGTCCATTGCCCTGGCGATCGCCATGACCGTGTTTGGTCAAGAAGGCTCAGAAATTGCCCTGATCATTACCATGGCTTACATTATCCAAGTTCAAGCCGGTGCATGGTACGTCAAATTTACCGACCGCATCTTTGGTAAAGTCCCCACCTCAGAAGCCATTTAGACCAAGCCTTAGCCAACCGAACCTTAAGCTCCGGGTTCTTCCTCAGTCCCCATCCGCCCATCTTCCCCTTGCTCCCTCCTATGGAACAGAGTAAAATCGAAGATGGGCTATTCTTAGTTCAACCCGAAAACATAAGCTGACGGAAACCCGACCGGTAAGGAAGATGTCAGCTCAATTACAATAGAGAATAAATATTTCGCCAGAGAAGAGGACTCGTCCCCTAATAATGATATCGGAAAAAATTAGCCAACGCTCTGACTTTCTTGGAACCCAAGTGATCACCCGAAGTAGTGGAAAACGCTTGGGAGTCATCAGCCAACTGTGGGTTGATATTGACCGGCGGGAAGTTGTTGCCCTAAGTTTGCGAGATAATCTGCTCTCAGGTGTTCTCGCCGGAATTCCCCGCTATATGTACTTGAGTAATATTCGCCAAGTTGGTGATGTAATTCTTGTTGATGATGATGACGTAATCGAAGATGTCAACGTAGAAGTTTACAGCAGCCTCATTGGGAGTGAAGTGATTACCGAAGCTGGGGAAATGCTCGGCCGGGTCAGAGGCTATCGGTTTGATACCGAAGATTATCGCGTCACTTCCTTAATTATTGCCTCAGTCGGCCTACCCCTAATTCCCGAACAGGTGATCAGCACCTATGAACTCACCATTGACCAAATTGTGAGCAGTGGGCCCAACCGCCTGATTGTGTTTGAAGGTGCAGAAGAGCAGATGGTGCAGTTAAGTACGGGGGTGCTGGAGAAGCTCGGTATTTCTCAAGCGCCTTGGGAAAGAGACGGAGCTGAACCTTATGTGATGCCAACCATTAAAACTGAAAATCAGTTAGGGACAGGCACTCCCCTACGAACAGAAGAACCCATCCGCGAGATGGAGCCAGTGATGGAAGAAGCCTGGGATGTGGATCAGTGGGAAGAACCCCAACCGGCTCCCATGCGGCAGTTCCAGCAACCTGAACCCCGGTATGAGACCAATTATGAGGAAGATAACTGGGGAGATAATGGGGATGAGGATCTGCCCTATCGAGAACCGAGCTATCGGGTCGATCCTCCGGAACTAGAGGAGGAAGAGATTTCAGAGGCTCCTTATGAACCTCCTTATACAGAAATAGAACCGGATGCCTGGGCTGATAAGGAGCAGGATGAACCCTACGATCTGCCTAAAGTCAATATCCCAGAAACTCTGAAAAAGCCAGAGTATGAAGGATAACGATTGGTGTGACTCAAAATATCCTAGCCTTGGGCAATCCCAGCCTTGGGCAAGGGGCATCCAGCCCCTTGTTAGCTCCTTCTTTTTCTAATGAGTATCCAAAAACTTCCCCTGGCATCTATCCAAAAAATCCGTAGCTATCTCACCAGCCTACTGGTGCTTCCCAACTCTGAAAATCTTCCTCGTTCCCTATCGTTTAATGAATCGGACGATCTCCCAGAACCTGAATCTTTGGATGAGTTAGGGGGATTATTTAGTTTAGGGGGAGCAGAGGACGATGAGGACATTATAGAGCGATCGCCTTCTGGTCCCTGGTTCATTAGTGCGGTTAATCCGGCTACTCCCTTACGAAAATTACCCGGATTGGGCTTAAAACCGGGTCTCCGATGGGTGAGCTATATCTATCGTGACCCCAATCAACCGAAACAGGGAACTGGGATCACCTGGGCTGTACCTGAAGAATATTGTACAACCGCCACCCTAGAAGAAGCCTTAGCCCATAGCTCAGATCCGGAGCATCCTCCCTGTCCCCAAGGTGCATTAGATCATTTTATGGCTGCCATTGAAGGCGATCGCACTCCTCCCTCTTTTATGGTAGCCGCCCTATTACGGCGAGAAATCGATGAATTTGTCTGTGCAGAAGAAAATCGAGATTGGAGTTACCACCGCCTGATTGACTCCCCTCCCAAGCAAGTCAAATGGCAATGGAAAACCCAGTTAAAAGACTTATCTGCCAAAATTCGCAAGCTTGATGATGGCAAAGTTGCCGTAGAGTTTTTTACTTGCCGTACCCGATCGCCGATCGCCATTGTCCGCCACATTGAACAATATCCCCCATCGAGTTATCAGAGTAAAGCGATCGACCAACCTGTAGCCATTCCCATCCGCACGAAATCAACCCAGTAATCCGTAATGGGTAATTTCTCCATCTCCTCATGCCCTAGAACCGATAAAATAGTATCCTGTGATACAATTTCTTGGATAATTTGTGAAAAAAATCCTCAAATCCATAGAAATTAAAGGTTTGACCGATCCATATTGGGAGGACAGCGATTAGAATAATCCAGTGAAACTCTGAATTAATGGGAGTTTCAGCAGGTTAATCCTCAAAGGAGATTCAAGATGAATAAAGGTGAATTGGTCGATAAGGTGGCTGAAAAGGCTGCGGTGACCAAAAAACAAGCGGATGCGGTTTTGACGGCCGCTCTCGAATCGATTATGGAAGCGGTTTCTGAAGGCGACAAAGTGACCTTGGTTGGCTTTGGATCGTTTGAGTCGCGGGAGCGGAAAGCACGGGAAGGACGTAATCCCAAAACGGGAGATAAGATGGAAATCCCGGCCACCAAAGTGCCTGCGTTTTCGGCGGGTAAGCTGTTTAAGGAAAAAGTGGCTCCTCCGAAAGACGAGTAAGACCTTAGTGGATGTAAGTTGAGCCAGTGTCTTTAAACCGTCCGGTTCATGGAGGAAATGTGGTTTGGGCAGCCTCAGTCGCAGGCTGTTCACCCGATCGCCTGCTGGATTTTTCCGCGAGTATTAATCCCTTGGGCCCTCCACAATCGGCGATCGCCGCGATTACCACTCACCTGAATCGGATTACTCTGTACCCCGATCCCCGGTACTCCGAGTTACGGAAACATCTGGGGCGGTTTCATCAGCTTCCCCCAGAGATGATTTTGCCGGGGAATGGGGCCGCAGAATTATTGACTTGGATCGCTCGTCAGTTGCGAGAATGCCAGAGGGTCTATGTGCTGACTCCTGCGTTTCGCGACTATGCACGAGCGCTGCAAGCATTTGGGGTTCCCATCCAACCCTATCCCCTAGATTGGTCTAAGTTAGCCTCTTCCCTTCCCCTCTCTCCTAATCCTGGATCGGGGGTGTTGCTCAATAACCCCCATAATCCGACGGGCAAATTATGGCGACGGGAGGAGATTCTCCCCCTGTTGGATCGATTTGAGTGGGTGGTCATTGATGAGGCGTTTATGGATTTTCTAGATCCCTCAGAAGACCAAAGTTTAATCCCTCTGATCCAAGAGTATCCCCATCTGGTGATTGTGCGATCGCTCACTAAGTTTTATAGTTTGCCGGGTCTGCGTCTGGGTTATGCGATCGCCGATCCGGCCTGGATTGCACAATGGGAACACTGGCGCGATCCTTGGCCAGTGAATATCCTGGCAGAAGTGGCCGGAATTGCAGCCATCGGCGATCGGGATTTTCAACGGCAAACCTGGGACTGGTTACCCCCCACCCGCGAGGATCTTTTAGAAGGGTTGCGATCGTTGCCAGGGTTCAATCCTTACCCAGGAGCTGCTAATTTCTTATTAGTGAATGTCGATCGATCCGTCACTGAGCTACAGGAATGGTTATTAAAAGAACACCAGATCCTGATCCGAGACTGCACGAGTTTTCCGGAATTGGGCGATCGCTATTTCCGTATCGCTGTTCGTTCCCAAGCTGAGAATCAACGGTTACTGAGTGCTTTGGGCGATCGTTGACCGAAGGGGATTCTTTTACCTTCTTTGGCTTCTGGCAATCGGCATCTTAAACTGGGATCACGATGAACTCTTCACTGTTTACTCTCAACTGATTCACTATGGTTAGTCCATCCCCACCCCAAACCGATCCCACCTGGCTCAGTATCATTAAACTCTTGCGTTGGCATAAACCCGCCGGTCGGTTTATTCTCATGGTTCCGGCTCTATGGGCTGTATTCCTGGCTGCCCAAGGAACTCCCCCCCTGCCCCTGGTCGGTGTGATTATTGTCGGCACATTCGTCACCAGTGCGGCCGGTTGTGTGATTAATGACCTGTGGGATCGCAATATTGACCCAGAAGTAGAACGCACCCAAACCCGTCCCCTAGCGTCTCGCGCTCTCTCAGTTCAGGTGGGAGTGGCGATCGCCATTTTAGCTCTATTCTGTGCTGCCCTCTTAGCTCTATATCTCAACCGGTTTAGCTTCCTCCTCTGCGTCGCTGCCGTTCCCGTCATTGTCCTCTATCCCACTGCCAAACGAGTCTTTCCCGTGCCCCAGCTTGTCCTCTCCATTGCCTGGGGCTTTGCCGTCCTCATTTGCTGGAGCGCTATTACCGCCAACCTAGAACCCGCCACCTGGGTACTCTGGGGAGCAGTTGTCCTCTGGACTCTCGGTTTTGATACCGTCTATGCCCTGCCCGATCGCCAAGATGACCAACGCATCGGAGTCAACTCCAGCGCCCTATTTTTCGGCGACAACACCCCCATCGCCGTGGGAGTCTTTTTTGCCGGAACTGCCCTTTTATTAGCCCTAGAGAGCCAAATCATGGCCCTCCATTGGACATTTTGGTTAGGGTGGAGCCTGGCGGTGATTTTTTGGGCGAAACAGGTTTACGATCTCCTACAACCGGAGGTTTCCCCCAGTCTCTACGGTCAAATTTTTGGTCAAAATGTAATCATTGGCTTCATGCTCTTAGCTGCCATGATTTCCGGCACACTCTTTTAATCGTTGTGAGGGTATGGGGAAAAAGTTCGCCATCTTTTTCTCATGGATCAAATTCCCTGCGTTATAGCAGTTTCTATCCGAGTGCTACTCTTACTCTTAAATTAGAGTATAGTCTTTCGGTTATTTGACCATGTTTTTTATATCGCAACGGATTAATATTACTGCAATTGGGGCGATCGCTTTATCTGTAGTAACGGCGGCTTGTTCTCCACCCAATCTTACAGAATCTGCCGATCGCAATTCCAATGCCTCTGTAGCAGCAGTCCAGGAACTTAAAATCGCTGTCATTCCTGATCGCGCTCCAGAAATCCAACGGCAGGAACTGCAAGAATTGGAAACCTATTTAGAGACAGCTTTAGGTATTCCGACTGATTTTGAAGTCACGCCAGATTATAAGACTTCTATTCAACTGATCGTTGAAGAACAGGTAGAAATGGCTTATTTAGGCCCTTTTTCCTACGTCCAAGCTAAAGATCAAAATCCTGATATTGAGCCGTTAGTGACCCATATTGAACAGTCTACGGGTCGGCCTTGGTATACTGGGGTAATTGTGGCAGATACCAGCCAAGGGATTACAACGTTAGAGGATTTGCGCGGTAAACGGTTTGGTTTTGTCAGTCAATCTTCAACTTCTGGCTATTTAGTACCCAGTGCCCAATTTCAAGAGATGGGGATTGATCCAGAAGAAGATTTTGCCGCGATCGCCTATTCGGGGAGCCATGATAAAAATGCGACTGCCTTAGCTCAGGGAGAAGTAGACGCGATCGCTATTGAAGAAACAACATACCAGAGAGCCAAAGCATCAGGAGAGTTAGCTGGCGATCGCTATGTTATCCTCTGGCAATCCGATCCATTACCCAATTCTCCTCTAGTCATCCGCTCTACCCTACCCGATGAATTCAAACTGAGCGTCCGAAAAGCTTTAATTGAAGCACCATCTGGTTTAGGATTAGTGGGAGGAGAGCAAGCTTCTGGCTATACTTCAGTTGCAGATGAAGATTACGAACCCATTCGTCGCATCCAACAAACCCTAGGATTAGATAACTAGGTCTGATTATGAAGATTGCCACTAAATTCATTGCCTCTTCCATCATTGTGATTAGCACGATTGCTATCAGTATGGGGGGCAGTATCCTAACCGTTCATCAAGCAGAAAAATCGGTTACTCAAAGTCGAGAACGTAGCCGTGAATATCTGTCAGCAATGCTAGAATTACAAACAACGTTAGAAGAACAAATTTTTGCCCTTAAAGATTTTGTGATTCTCGATCAATTACCTGAAAACCTGCGACGCTATGAAAATGCTAGATCTAAATTTCTACTGACCTTAGATGAATTGGCGATAGAATTTCCTGATTCAAAGGAAATTGAAGTAGTAATTAATCGCCAAAAAACACTCCATCAACTGAGCAAACAGCTAACGCAAAACCAGGATGAAATATCTAAACAAAAGCAAGATCTACGCTCTATCAACTTTTTTGCAAATGATATTCATTTTTCCTTAAAGAGTTTAATGGATTATACCCAAACTCTGGATGAAAAAGCCCAAGATCATGCCGATCGGGTCAAACAAAAAACCAGGGCTTTCCAGGCTTTGTTAATCTGTATGCTTTTTTTGGTCGTTTTTTGGCAATCAAAATGGATTATATTTCCAGTTATTAAATCTTTATATCAACTCAAAGATGGCGCTGAACAAATGGGTATGGGTAGACTAAATTACCGAATAAATATTAACACTGGAGATGAAATTGAGTCCTTAGCAAATACCTTTAATCAGATGGCAGAACAATTGTCTAACTCTTATTATAATATGGAGCGAAAAGTAATCGATCGCACCCATGAATTAGAGAAAAGCAACGATCATTTAAAGCAGGTTTTGGGGGAGCTACAAAAAACTCAATCACAATTAATTCACAATGAAAAGATGTCTAGCTTAGGACAAATGGTTGCGGGGATTGCCCATGAGATTAATAACCCGGTCAATTTTGTTTATGGTAATCTTAGCTATGCCCAAGAATATATTCAAGATCTTCTTCATTTAATCGATCAGTATCAACAAGATTATCCTCAACCTACCGAAGCCGTACAAGCAGTGATTGAGGAGATCGATCTAGAGTTTCTCACAAGTGATTTGCAAAAAGTGATGAACTCGATGAAAGGAGGATCGATCCGTATTCGGGATATTGTCAAATCTTTACGGACGTTTTCTCGGCTAGATGAAGCCGATATGAAAGAGGTAGATATCCATGAAGGGATTGAAAGTACATTGATGATTTTACAGCATCGTATTAAGCATAAGCCAAATTTTCCTGAAATTGAAATCATTAAAGACTATGGAAATCTGCCTAGGGTAGAATGTTATCCGAGTCAGTTAAATCAGGTATTTATGAATGTGTTGGCTAATGCGATCGATGTTTTAGAAGATAAGGTTAGCCTTGAACACAAAGGTGAAATTACGATTGCTACGAGAGTGAGTGACGATGGATTAATTCAGATTAGAATTAAGGATAATGGGCCAGGCATTGATCCGCAAACTCAAGATCGTATTTTTGATCCGTTTTTTACCACTAAACCGGTGGGTAAAGGAACGGGTTTAGGATTGTCTATTAGTTATCAAATTGTAGTCGATAAGCATAAAGGACAGTTCTATTGTGAATCTCAATTGGGAGAAGGGACAGAATTTACGATTGAGATTCCTTGCACGCAGCAGATGTTAATGAGTTAAGTAATAATATCAAATCCGTTGAAACAGTTGTCATTGTGACCGGATGGAAGCATTCGCGCTTTACGTTTCGCGTTTCGCGTTTCGCGTTTCACGCAAGCTTCGCTTTCATGTCCGCGAAGCGGAAACACGCAAGCTTCGCTTTCATGTCGGTGACAACCGAAACGCCAGGATTTGGAGATGATCGAGATTGCTTCATTCCACTGCGTTCCATTCGCAATGACATACTGTAATTAATTATATTGTTAATTGTTAATTGTTAATTGAT contains these protein-coding regions:
- a CDS encoding phosphate/phosphite/phosphonate ABC transporter substrate-binding protein, with the translated sequence MFFISQRINITAIGAIALSVVTAACSPPNLTESADRNSNASVAAVQELKIAVIPDRAPEIQRQELQELETYLETALGIPTDFEVTPDYKTSIQLIVEEQVEMAYLGPFSYVQAKDQNPDIEPLVTHIEQSTGRPWYTGVIVADTSQGITTLEDLRGKRFGFVSQSSTSGYLVPSAQFQEMGIDPEEDFAAIAYSGSHDKNATALAQGEVDAIAIEETTYQRAKASGELAGDRYVILWQSDPLPNSPLVIRSTLPDEFKLSVRKALIEAPSGLGLVGGEQASGYTSVADEDYEPIRRIQQTLGLDN
- a CDS encoding ATP-binding protein, whose protein sequence is MKIATKFIASSIIVISTIAISMGGSILTVHQAEKSVTQSRERSREYLSAMLELQTTLEEQIFALKDFVILDQLPENLRRYENARSKFLLTLDELAIEFPDSKEIEVVINRQKTLHQLSKQLTQNQDEISKQKQDLRSINFFANDIHFSLKSLMDYTQTLDEKAQDHADRVKQKTRAFQALLICMLFLVVFWQSKWIIFPVIKSLYQLKDGAEQMGMGRLNYRININTGDEIESLANTFNQMAEQLSNSYYNMERKVIDRTHELEKSNDHLKQVLGELQKTQSQLIHNEKMSSLGQMVAGIAHEINNPVNFVYGNLSYAQEYIQDLLHLIDQYQQDYPQPTEAVQAVIEEIDLEFLTSDLQKVMNSMKGGSIRIRDIVKSLRTFSRLDEADMKEVDIHEGIESTLMILQHRIKHKPNFPEIEIIKDYGNLPRVECYPSQLNQVFMNVLANAIDVLEDKVSLEHKGEITIATRVSDDGLIQIRIKDNGPGIDPQTQDRIFDPFFTTKPVGKGTGLGLSISYQIVVDKHKGQFYCESQLGEGTEFTIEIPCTQQMLMS
- a CDS encoding 4-hydroxybenzoate solanesyltransferase, whose product is MVSPSPPQTDPTWLSIIKLLRWHKPAGRFILMVPALWAVFLAAQGTPPLPLVGVIIVGTFVTSAAGCVINDLWDRNIDPEVERTQTRPLASRALSVQVGVAIAILALFCAALLALYLNRFSFLLCVAAVPVIVLYPTAKRVFPVPQLVLSIAWGFAVLICWSAITANLEPATWVLWGAVVLWTLGFDTVYALPDRQDDQRIGVNSSALFFGDNTPIAVGVFFAGTALLLALESQIMALHWTFWLGWSLAVIFWAKQVYDLLQPEVSPSLYGQIFGQNVIIGFMLLAAMISGTLF
- the cobD gene encoding threonine-phosphate decarboxylase CobD produces the protein MSLNRPVHGGNVVWAASVAGCSPDRLLDFSASINPLGPPQSAIAAITTHLNRITLYPDPRYSELRKHLGRFHQLPPEMILPGNGAAELLTWIARQLRECQRVYVLTPAFRDYARALQAFGVPIQPYPLDWSKLASSLPLSPNPGSGVLLNNPHNPTGKLWRREEILPLLDRFEWVVIDEAFMDFLDPSEDQSLIPLIQEYPHLVIVRSLTKFYSLPGLRLGYAIADPAWIAQWEHWRDPWPVNILAEVAGIAAIGDRDFQRQTWDWLPPTREDLLEGLRSLPGFNPYPGAANFLLVNVDRSVTELQEWLLKEHQILIRDCTSFPELGDRYFRIAVRSQAENQRLLSALGDR
- a CDS encoding DUF302 domain-containing protein; its protein translation is MSYHFSIILNTTLDEAIAQVTEALKQEGFGILTEINVQNAFAKHGIEFHTYRILGACHPQLAHRALQADDKAGTLFPCNVVVQDKGQGAIEVSAVNPLGMLQAVEHPDVQAMAEEASQKMQAVISHLKAPALTS
- a CDS encoding arsenic resistance protein, which encodes MWKILSFLQKNLTWSIPIFMILGVVFGLLADPSGLKSLIIPLTFLMVYPMMINLQIKKVIAGGDYKVQIVTQLINFAIIPFFAFGVGKLFFNDQPLILLGLLLTSLLPTSGMTISWTGFAKGNINAAIKMTVIGLIAGSIATPFYAKFLMGTVIEIPLANIFKQIIIIVFLPMILGQITQFLLIKQVGMDKYQKNLKQKFPVFSTLGVLGIVFVAMSLKAQAILENPAMLLSLLVPLVTIYGFNFLLSTLIGKALFDRDNAIALVYGTVMRNLSIALAIAMTVFGQEGSEIALIITMAYIIQVQAGAWYVKFTDRIFGKVPTSEAI
- a CDS encoding PRC-barrel domain-containing protein, with the translated sequence MISEKISQRSDFLGTQVITRSSGKRLGVISQLWVDIDRREVVALSLRDNLLSGVLAGIPRYMYLSNIRQVGDVILVDDDDVIEDVNVEVYSSLIGSEVITEAGEMLGRVRGYRFDTEDYRVTSLIIASVGLPLIPEQVISTYELTIDQIVSSGPNRLIVFEGAEEQMVQLSTGVLEKLGISQAPWERDGAEPYVMPTIKTENQLGTGTPLRTEEPIREMEPVMEEAWDVDQWEEPQPAPMRQFQQPEPRYETNYEEDNWGDNGDEDLPYREPSYRVDPPELEEEEISEAPYEPPYTEIEPDAWADKEQDEPYDLPKVNIPETLKKPEYEG